A single region of the Sorghum bicolor cultivar BTx623 chromosome 7, Sorghum_bicolor_NCBIv3, whole genome shotgun sequence genome encodes:
- the LOC8077887 gene encoding auxin-responsive protein SAUR50, whose translation MAKGGLGKLRCMIRRWHSSSRIARTPSAIGDDHDVDGGAISGDARARSGGASSFHGADEVPKGLHPVYVGKSRRRYLIAEELVGHPLFQTLVHRTGGGATGGAAAAAGTTVIGCEVVLFEHLLWMLENADPQPESLDELVDYYAC comes from the coding sequence ATGGCGAAGGGCGGGTTGGGCAAGCTGCGGTGCATGATCAGGAGGTGGCACTCGTCCAGCCGCATCGCCCGCACGCCATCGGCCATCGGCGATGACCACGACGTCGACGGCGGAGCCATCTCCGgcgacgcgcgcgcgcgcagcgGCGGCGCGTCGTCGTTCCACGGCGCGGACGAGGTGCCCAAGGGCCTGCACCCGGTGTACGTCGGCAAGTCGCGGCGCCGGTACCTCATCGCCGAGGAGCTCGTGGGCCACCCGCTGTTCCAAACCCTCGTCCACcgcaccggcggcggcgccaccgggGGAGCCGCCGCAGCGGCGGGTACTACCGTCATCGGCTGCGAGGTCGTCCTCTTCGAGCACCTGCTGTGGATGCTGGAGAACGCGGACCCGCAGCCGGAGTCCCTCGACGAGCTCGTCGACTACTACGCGTGCTGA